The Oscillatoria acuminata PCC 6304 genomic interval CATAATTTGTTGCGCGGCTGCTGGATTTTCTTCCATAAAACTGACGGTATCAAACCAGGTATTGATTAGGGCTTGTACTGCTTCTGGACGGTTTTGAATCAGTTCTCGACTGACTACTAAATGATCGGGAATCGCCCCGGGAAAATCTTTAGAACTAAATAACTCTTTGCTGCCGGGACGTTGTAAGGCTTGGGTGGTAAAGGGTGCGAATACCCCCACTGCATCCACTTGTCCAGCAACAAAAGCCGCTGCTGCTGCGCCGGTTTCTAAGGGTTGTAAAGTGATATCATCTTGAGTTAAACCGGCCTGTTCTAACCCCAGTAATAGGAGGAAATGGTCCACGGTTCCTTCTTCTACTGCGATGCTTTTGCCTTGGAGGTCTGCAATAGTATTGATGCCTTCTCGAACAATAATTTTATCATTGCCCGTTGAGTTATCATTGACTAAAACAATCACCTGATCGGACCCGGCTGCTACGGAGGCGATCGTATCATTTAAGGTTTGAGTATTAGCATCCAATTGACCGGCAGTCATGGCATTAATGGAGTCTAAATAGCCATCAAACCAGGTTAAATTGACGTCAACATTATGGGCTGCAAAGAGTTGTTCTTGTTGAGCGACTTCCCAAGGCAACCAACCGGGCCATGCACTATATCCCATCCGAATAGGGGTACCATTTCCTGACTGAGAGGGAGCGCAACTGATATTTATACTTAAACTAAGTAAAAATACCCCAATCAAATATAGAACTTTACGACGTTTCATCGGTCCTCCTGAGTTGATTGTCAGTGGAAAGCTCATGGTTTGAGCTATAGCATTAATCCAATTTAAGAACGGTAATTAATCTTACAAAATTCGGTGAAATTTACTCGTTTTGGGGGAGAGTTTGGGTGGACGATCGCCCTTCTCCCCAATTTGCGATCGCCCCTGCTTTTAATGCCCGACTGCTGCCACATTCAGGGGGTTAACTTCTGAAGCAACTGGAGTAAAACGACCCACCTGCGATCGCACCCAGTCATACCACAACTCTAATCCTTCCCCAGTTTTTGCCGACACCGGAATGATTGTCACATGAGGATTCATCTGCCGCACATTCTCTTCAATTCGGGAAATTTCAATATCCAAATATGGCGCTAAATCAATTTTGGTAATTAACAAACAATCCGCTTGCTGAAACATCACCGGATATTTCAGAGGTTTGTCTTCCCCTTCCGTCACACTCAGCAGCGCCACTTTGGCGTGTTCTCCCACCTCAAATTCAGCGGGACAAACTAAATTACCGACATTTTCCACCAGCACTAAATCAAACTCTGATGGTTCGTAAGAATAGGCCAGTTGATGAATGCCTCCTGACACCATTTTAGAATCTAAATGACAAGAACGCCCGGTATTAATGGCAATCACGGGCACGCCATACTTTCGCAAGCGTTCTGCATCCAGTTCTGTGGTCATATCCCCTTCAATGACCACCATTTTTACGGTATCATTCAATGCGGCCAACGTGCGCTCTAATAGCACCGTTTTTCCGGCACCGGGACTGCTCATAATATTTAAACAAGTCAGTCCCCATTCATCGAAATGAGCGCGATTATCATCGGCCCCGGCTTGATTGGCATGGAGTAAATTAATCCCGAGGGCAGCGTCAAAAGTTTGATGCATGAATTGGGGTCTCCTGAGTTTCCAAATGGTACTCGATTCGGTCTATTTTCAACTCTCGTCCTGAGCGAATATCTTCCATCGGCGATCGGCAGGTGGGACAAGCATATTGCAAGCCAATTTCTGGCGCATATTCCTGCTGACAACCGTGACAAAACGCAATTAATGGCGTTTCTTGAATCTTCAGTTTCACCCCCTCTAAAAAGGTGTTTCGCGTTTGCACATCAAAGGCAAACTCTAAGCTGACGGGTTCTACACAGGTGAATTTGCCGATAATCAAATGCAAGTCTACAATTTTTGGTGGTTCGGGTTGTGCATCCCACCAATCTTTCACCGTAAAAATTAGCGCCTTGGTTAAATCAGTTTCATGCACGGTTGATTTAGGTTATTGTTGGTCAGTTTTTCCACTCACTCCAGATGAAGAGATTTATTATCCCACCACTAATTCCGGTTGAGCTTCGGGATGGATATAATAGGGCTTTTCTTTGCGAGGTAACTGCCCGGATAACACCAAATGGGCCATCGTATCGCAAATCACCCGAGTTGCCATCAAGGAGGTAATATCACTGATATCGTAAGGGGGAGAAACTTCCACCACTTCTAGGCCACAAACCGGGGCGCGTTGCACAATTTTCCCCAACAAATAGAGGGCTTCTCGGGGCAGTAAACCGCCCGGTTCAGGCCATCCCGTCCCGGGGACAAAACCGGCATCAATGCAATCAATATCAAAGCTGATATATACACAATCAGTGCCATCTAAAGCTCGTTCTAAAGCAAATTCCACCGCTGCATCTAAACCCATTTCGGTGATGTCAGTGACGGTTAAAATATTCGTTGCTCTTTCCCGACAAACTTTCACTCCTTGACGGGGAACTTGCCATCCTCCGATACCAAGCTGGACTAGATTTTGAGGCGGTGCATTTTTGATATTGGTGGCATGAAACCAGGGGCAAGTATGCATCCGTTCATCTAAATCGGTTTCCTGGGTATCCACATGGCGATCGAAGTGAATAATCCCAACTTTTTTATCCCCTAAATGACGACAAATCCCCCGGACTGTGGGATATCCAATGGAGTGATCACCCCCAAGAATAATCGGAAATGCACCGGAACTAAAAATATGGGCAATCCCTTTAGAAATTTGGTCGAATGATTTTTCGTTGTTGGCGGGAATGGTAAAGATATCTCCGGCATCACAAATTGTAATTTGTTCGCGCAAATCCACTCCCAGTTCAAAATTGTAAGGGCTATAAAGGGCGGAAATGCGGCGAATTCCTTGGGGACCAAATCTTGTACCGGGACGATAAGTCGTGCCAGAATCGTGAGGAACACCCACGACGGCGACATCATAGTTCCCCACCTGGCGCACATCTTCTAAATAGGGTGCTTTTAAAAAGGTGTTAATCCCGGCATAATGAGGTAATTCACCCCGAGAAAAAGTGGGGATACTGCGATCGCGGATGCTATCTGCGCCTTCAAGTCCATATTCCAATCCTTTGGAGACTTCCTGCTGCCACCCCGTCATCGGCAACTGTGCCTCTCGTTCCAAGGCGCGACTTGCTTCGGTTTCTCTCATCGGTTGATGATTATTCGGAGAATGAGAATTTGGGCTTTGAAATGTAGGTTCTTCAGTCATGTTTTAGCACCAATCTTGTTTTATCAGAACGGCAAAAACAACAATGCCCGAGAAGTCATAACAGTTCAACTGTTATAGACCTCCCGGGCTTTTTTCCCGCCGTGTAACCAAACCTTAATTGCTGATACTGAAACCAATCTCAGGCTGGCTTGCTTCTCTCGGACCAGTCATTTAAACCCTGGGATTTAAACCGGAACCCTAGAAGCCCTAATTTTTTGCTCTACTGTAACGAACAGTGTTGAGAGATAGACTCTTGCTGTCCATAGCAGACTTATAGCAATGATTCTGAGGATAAACCGTATTAAAAGCTACCGTTTATTAAATTTATAGCAAGCCAGAGAAAAAGTCGGAGAATTGTAAAGAATTTTAACGTTAACAATTCTCCTCTCAATTTAAACAAGCAGAGGAGAACACCCACTGCCTACCGACTCCACAGAATCAGCCGATCGCCCCCCTCTATTCCCCCTATTCATTCCCTCAATACGCCCACTTGTCCACCCATTTCACTGTCCCTTCATCGGCTAATAACCAGCGACGACAGACGATGTTTTCACGGGTGGCGAGTGCGGCATCGTTGCCATGTTCGTCCTTATACACGATCGCATATTTATAGGCGATCGCCTTACCAACACTTTCCTCAAAGGGAATTTCCGCAAACCAGGTATTCGAGTTAATATACTCCAGGGGATAGGCTTTGGTAATATCCCAATTCCCCAATTCTGGACAATCTCCGGTAACCACTACATATTGACCTACATCGGTTGAAAGTCCATTCAAATGTGCTCGCACTAAAACGGTCCCTTTAATCCGTTCCCCAACATGACTGATCACGACTGCCTCTTTATCGCCCAGTTCTAATTGATGTAACATTCCATCCTGCACTTCTAGTTTGCGCCGCGTCAAAATGCAAGTATGTTCCCCATCGGGTAAATCCGTCTGCACATCAATGGTGGTTGCTTCCCCACGATTCATCGCCACAAAGCATACCGAATCTCGATACCGGCGCACATACACATATACATCTGCCGTGAGATATTTACTCCATTGACTACCCAGGGAAACCGCAGGATTCAGACGACGCACCCCGGAGAGTAAGCGAATATCCCGATAAATCGGGGTATCTGTATCCCAATTTTCCATCATAGGACGGTTGTAGGGGTCGTTGTTGCCGTAGGGGTTGCTATCTCCATTGGTGTCATTATGCAGATACTGCTCGGTCCCGTAATAGATACAGGGAATTCCCCGGCAGGTCATAATTAAATTAATCGCCAAGCGCAGGAGATCCGGGTCCGGGTTCAAGGTTTGGAACCGATGCATATCGTGATTATCGATAAAGGTAATCAGTTCCGTGGCGGCATTATATTTATAATCCTGGTCAAAAATAGACTGGATCATTTGAAATCCCGGTTCTGCACCAACTGCCAATACTTCTCGAATCGCTGTAGCTAAACCAAAGTCCAGAATGGTCATTCCTGATTCATTGGCAAAGCTGACCGATCGCTCATCATTGGGGTGATTATAAATCCATTCTCCAAAGATAAACACATCGGGTTTGTGCGACTGAATATCGGCATTGAACTCCTGCCAAAACCAGACTGGCATATGTTTCACCGTATCCACTCGCAAGGCATCGACGCCGCGATCGAGCCATTGTTTAATAGCAGCTTTGATGTAAGTTCGATAGGTGATATTGTTTTCGTTAAACGTAGCCAACCCTGCTAATTCACAGTTTTGCACCTGCCATTCATCTTCCCAATTGGTCACTTCCCCGTAATGATGATACCAGCTCTCTTTATCATCATTGAAATCGGCTATTTTCACCCCATCATCATAAAGCTCACCCTTAACTCCGCTAAAATCCGGGTTACTATGGTTACAGACAATATCGAGAATGAGTTTCATATCTCGCTTGTGTAACTCATCAATCAACTTGTCAAAAATGGTATCGCGACTGTCTTGGGTGGTGTTGAGAGAGGGGTTATCACCCGGGGCAATGAATCGGGGATTGAGGCGTTTAAAATCGCGGGTCCAGTAGCCGTGGATCGCTGCTTGTTCGACAAATAAGGCTTCAACCTGTTCAAACAGGGGAGTTAACCAAATGGCGGTGATGCCGAGGGATTTGAGATAGTCTAATTTGTCAATGATACCTTGTAAATCACCGCCCCAGTATTTGCCCCAATCTTCTCCATCGGGGTCGAAGAGTTCGGGATTGGGTCCTTCGCTATTGCTGGGGTCGCCATCGTAAAATCGGTCTACGACGATGAAATAAATGGTTTCTTGACGAAATTCAATAGCCCGGGTGAATAGAAACTCAAATTCGTTTCCTTCTTCATCTTTGTGGCTGGCCACTTCAGCCCCGGTAGAGGCGTCAATATTCGAGGGGGAGGAGCCAAACGTGAGAGATTCTTCTTTGGAACTGGAAGTCGGCTGCATAAAGTTTGTGAGGCCACCCTCTGAACAGGTGGAAAATGGAGTGTATAGTTGCCTGAATACCACTTGAATCATACCCCCCGAACTCGGGTCAGCCATCTATCTGGAGGAACAAAAACTGATGCCACAAGGATGCCTCGGGGGGCGACTGCCTAGAGTTGAGGAAACTTTAGGGTTCTGGGAGGGTTTTGAGGGTGATTTTCCACTCGGTGAGACGGGAAGCGAGTTGAAGATTTTGGTCCTCGGGTCCGAGGGCGACTGCTAACTGATCCGGAGGAACGAGTACCTCAGCGGATTGATTCTCCACATCGAGAGCGATCGCCCCTTCCACTTGTGCTGGCGCTAAGGCATTAGCAATATAGGTCGCAGGGTCCTCGGACCAGGGAATCACTTCGATTTTTTCCCCAGGAATTTCCAGGGCGATCGCCTGGAGATGTTCCCCCAGCTTCCCGATACAAGCTGCCACCGGATCAATTTCCGGATCCAGAGCATGAACCGCGATTTTAGTGCGGGGGGCGATATCGGGTTTCGTGGGGATGGAATCTCGGGCCACCCCTTTGACTTCAACGCTCCCCTGGCGAATTTCTGGAACGCGATCGCTGAACAAACCCGAAACCAGATAACTCGTAGCGCGAGACACCCGTAACATGGGTTTAGAACTGGGGCGATCGAAGACCTTTTTCAGATAAACCTTCATTTCCGCCCCCTCTTGATAGTCATCATTCGGCAGCTTTTCATATTTGGGAAGTTCCGCTTCCACCAGGGGTTGACCCGCACCACCGCTGACCCCTAAAACGACCCCCCGAGCATCACTTTTGAGGACCTTACCCAAGAGAACCGTTCCCTTGCGATCGGCGAATGTCTCTTGAATGTATTTGCACTGCTGTTCCTGCAATTTTTGAGTGAGGACCGTTTTGGTTTGTAACGCCGCCAGACGACCGAAATCTCCTTGATTGGGAGTCACATCCACAATCACGCGATCGCCGACTTTGACTTTGGCCCCCTTTTTAATCGCCAAATCCAGGGGAATTTCGCGATCGCTATCCTCCACCGTCTCCACCACCGTCTTCGTCGCAGTCACCCGAAACCCTTCAGCTTTCAGGTCAAGTTTGACTGCAAAATTTTCAAAGTAGTCTTCGGGAAAATCCTCATCATTGCGGACTTGGGTCCGACGATAGCGCTCATATCCTTTCAGCAATGCAGCTTTCAGCGCTGCCTGGACCGCAAGGGGCGGTAAAGAGCGCTGTTGACTCATCGTATCAAGCAGCGATCGGAGTCCGGGAAGACTGACCATCGACATTGAGAACACCTCCTACAACGCTGTTCCAAGTAGCTCTGCGCTTAGGGAATTTTACCTGAAAAGCTCACCCATTTTTTAATCATTCCCTGGGGAGGGTGGTCATTGGTCATTGGTCATTGGTCATTTGGGGAGATTGGGGAGATTGGGGAGATTGGGGAGATTGGGGAGGAAACGACTGAAGTCGTTACTACAAACTGAGCTATCCTCCCCATCCTCCCAATCAACCAACGACCAATGACCAATGACTAATGACTAACAGCGATTACCCTTGGACAAAATCGCCCGTTGTAATAATCAAGTTGCGGAACTCAGGATCGATGCCTTCGAGGAGAGCAATGACCACGGAGGTATCCTTAGCTAGGACGATAGTCGTGTCCGTGGGCGACTCTCCAATGGGTGCAGAAATGAGTAAGTCACTGACTTTTAGACCGCCGGTGAGAACAAACTTATCCTGTCCATCCTCAAAATCCGTAATGGTGGCAGTGACTCCGGGACGCAATACGAAGAAGTCCCTGCCTGCACCTCCGGTATAAACCACGACTTCCCCAGCACCCCCATCAAGGGTATCGCTGCCTTCTCCGCCCAGTAAGGTATCGTTCCCTTTTCCACCGAAGATAAAATCGTCCCCTGCATCCCCGGTGAGGACATCATTCCCATCTCCACCGAGGATAATATCGGCACCATCCCCACCGTTAATGGTACTGTTGCCGGCCCCGCCTACGATGCTATCGTTTCCGGCCCCGCCATTGATGACATTATTGCCCCCGCCAGTGATGATGGTATCGGCACCTTCCCCACCGTTGATGGTATCGCTACCGTCACCCCCGATGAGACTATCGTTGTCGGCACCCCCTTCGAGTAAATTCTCTCCCGTCCCAGCAATGAGAGTATCGTTGCCTTCATCGCCAAAGAGGGTATCGTTGCCTGCTTCTCCGAATAAGATGTCATTGTCCTCACCCCCGCGCATTTGGTCATTACCATCGCCACCATAGAGGGTATCTTCTCCTTCATCCCCCAATAGGGTGTCGTTGCCAATGCCACCGAGTAAACTATCGTTTTCGGAACCTCCTTCTAGGAAGTCATTGCCCTCATCGCCTAAGAGGGTATCGCTGCCCTCCCCGCCAATTAACGTATCGTTTCCGGCTTCTCCAAATAATAAATCCTCCCCGGGGCCGCCAAGGAGGGTATCATTTCCATCGCCACCAAACAGGGTATCGTTTCCTAAGTCTCCGGAGAGGAAATCATCATCTCCTTCTCCAAATAACAGGTCCTCCCCCTTGCCGCCATAGAGGGTATCGTTGCCTACACCGCCTCGGAGGGTATCGCGGCCCTGGTTGCCAAAGAGGATGTCATCCCCTTCTTGTCCACTCAGTTGATCATTGCCTTCACCGCCATAGACGGTGTCGTTGCCATCACCCCCAATCACGGTATCGTTTCCTAGGTCCCCAAAGAGCAAATCGTTGTCGCCATCGCCAAAGATTTGATCGTTGTCTTGTCCCCCATAGATGGTATCAGCACCATCACCCCCGGCGAGGGTATCATCTCCTTGATTGCCGAAGATCACATCGTCCCCATCGTTGCCAAAGACGGTATCGTTGCCTTCACCACCAAAAAGTTGGTCGTTGCCATCCCCACCAAAGAGTTGGTCGTTCCCCTTGTCGCCGTACATGAGGTCGTCCCCACTTTCGCCGTAGAGGGTATCATCATCTTGCCCGCCGTAGAGGGTATCGTTACCACTCCCGCCATTGAGGATGTCATTCCCGACATTGCCAAAGATGATGTCGTTTCCGGCTTCCCCGATCACATTATCATCACCGGCTCCAGCATAGATGAGATCATC includes:
- a CDS encoding ABC transporter substrate-binding protein, with the translated sequence MKRRKVLYLIGVFLLSLSINISCAPSQSGNGTPIRMGYSAWPGWLPWEVAQQEQLFAAHNVDVNLTWFDGYLDSINAMTAGQLDANTQTLNDTIASVAAGSDQVIVLVNDNSTGNDKIIVREGINTIADLQGKSIAVEEGTVDHFLLLLGLEQAGLTQDDITLQPLETGAAAAAFVAGQVDAVGVFAPFTTQALQRPGSKELFSSKDFPGAIPDHLVVSRELIQNRPEAVQALINTWFDTVSFMEENPAAAQQIMAQRAGVSVEEYQSYAEGTQIFTLADNLKAFTPGNDMSSLYYAAERTSNFLFESGLSKAQPDLSQIFDDQFVKSYADTQK
- the hypB gene encoding hydrogenase nickel incorporation protein HypB, which encodes MHQTFDAALGINLLHANQAGADDNRAHFDEWGLTCLNIMSSPGAGKTVLLERTLAALNDTVKMVVIEGDMTTELDAERLRKYGVPVIAINTGRSCHLDSKMVSGGIHQLAYSYEPSEFDLVLVENVGNLVCPAEFEVGEHAKVALLSVTEGEDKPLKYPVMFQQADCLLITKIDLAPYLDIEISRIEENVRQMNPHVTIIPVSAKTGEGLELWYDWVRSQVGRFTPVASEVNPLNVAAVGH
- the hypA gene encoding hydrogenase maturation nickel metallochaperone HypA, whose product is MHETDLTKALIFTVKDWWDAQPEPPKIVDLHLIIGKFTCVEPVSLEFAFDVQTRNTFLEGVKLKIQETPLIAFCHGCQQEYAPEIGLQYACPTCRSPMEDIRSGRELKIDRIEYHLETQETPIHASNF
- a CDS encoding agmatinase family protein; protein product: MTEEPTFQSPNSHSPNNHQPMRETEASRALEREAQLPMTGWQQEVSKGLEYGLEGADSIRDRSIPTFSRGELPHYAGINTFLKAPYLEDVRQVGNYDVAVVGVPHDSGTTYRPGTRFGPQGIRRISALYSPYNFELGVDLREQITICDAGDIFTIPANNEKSFDQISKGIAHIFSSGAFPIILGGDHSIGYPTVRGICRHLGDKKVGIIHFDRHVDTQETDLDERMHTCPWFHATNIKNAPPQNLVQLGIGGWQVPRQGVKVCRERATNILTVTDITEMGLDAAVEFALERALDGTDCVYISFDIDCIDAGFVPGTGWPEPGGLLPREALYLLGKIVQRAPVCGLEVVEVSPPYDISDITSLMATRVICDTMAHLVLSGQLPRKEKPYYIHPEAQPELVVG
- a CDS encoding alpha-amylase family glycosyl hydrolase; amino-acid sequence: MIQVVFRQLYTPFSTCSEGGLTNFMQPTSSSKEESLTFGSSPSNIDASTGAEVASHKDEEGNEFEFLFTRAIEFRQETIYFIVVDRFYDGDPSNSEGPNPELFDPDGEDWGKYWGGDLQGIIDKLDYLKSLGITAIWLTPLFEQVEALFVEQAAIHGYWTRDFKRLNPRFIAPGDNPSLNTTQDSRDTIFDKLIDELHKRDMKLILDIVCNHSNPDFSGVKGELYDDGVKIADFNDDKESWYHHYGEVTNWEDEWQVQNCELAGLATFNENNITYRTYIKAAIKQWLDRGVDALRVDTVKHMPVWFWQEFNADIQSHKPDVFIFGEWIYNHPNDERSVSFANESGMTILDFGLATAIREVLAVGAEPGFQMIQSIFDQDYKYNAATELITFIDNHDMHRFQTLNPDPDLLRLAINLIMTCRGIPCIYYGTEQYLHNDTNGDSNPYGNNDPYNRPMMENWDTDTPIYRDIRLLSGVRRLNPAVSLGSQWSKYLTADVYVYVRRYRDSVCFVAMNRGEATTIDVQTDLPDGEHTCILTRRKLEVQDGMLHQLELGDKEAVVISHVGERIKGTVLVRAHLNGLSTDVGQYVVVTGDCPELGNWDITKAYPLEYINSNTWFAEIPFEESVGKAIAYKYAIVYKDEHGNDAALATRENIVCRRWLLADEGTVKWVDKWAY
- the nusA gene encoding transcription termination factor NusA; the protein is MSMVSLPGLRSLLDTMSQQRSLPPLAVQAALKAALLKGYERYRRTQVRNDEDFPEDYFENFAVKLDLKAEGFRVTATKTVVETVEDSDREIPLDLAIKKGAKVKVGDRVIVDVTPNQGDFGRLAALQTKTVLTQKLQEQQCKYIQETFADRKGTVLLGKVLKSDARGVVLGVSGGAGQPLVEAELPKYEKLPNDDYQEGAEMKVYLKKVFDRPSSKPMLRVSRATSYLVSGLFSDRVPEIRQGSVEVKGVARDSIPTKPDIAPRTKIAVHALDPEIDPVAACIGKLGEHLQAIALEIPGEKIEVIPWSEDPATYIANALAPAQVEGAIALDVENQSAEVLVPPDQLAVALGPEDQNLQLASRLTEWKITLKTLPEP
- a CDS encoding CAP domain-containing protein; the protein is MTSNSEFINQVVALVNQRRALANLPPVAVDSQLNRAAQIHAEDMADNDFFSLTGSDGSTTVSRLAAVGYRFSNFQENISAALPTPEQVVENWFNDPGQRDTLLKPGVDNIGVGYFFLENDTGTFNANHYWSLVVAARAAGSNIVGFNFPNALQGSVGDDTIFGSIGNDTIFGNAGNDQIFGRGGDDILFGNEGNDQLFGEEGNDTLFGGQGDDFLDAGPGNDVLSGDEGNDTLTSESGFNIFEGGGGNDLIGGGINNDTISGGDGDDLIYAGAGDDNVIGEAGNDIIFGNVGNDILNGGSGNDTLYGGQDDDTLYGESGDDLMYGDKGNDQLFGGDGNDQLFGGEGNDTVFGNDGDDVIFGNQGDDTLAGGDGADTIYGGQDNDQIFGDGDNDLLFGDLGNDTVIGGDGNDTVYGGEGNDQLSGQEGDDILFGNQGRDTLRGGVGNDTLYGGKGEDLLFGEGDDDFLSGDLGNDTLFGGDGNDTLLGGPGEDLLFGEAGNDTLIGGEGSDTLLGDEGNDFLEGGSENDSLLGGIGNDTLLGDEGEDTLYGGDGNDQMRGGEDNDILFGEAGNDTLFGDEGNDTLIAGTGENLLEGGADNDSLIGGDGSDTINGGEGADTIITGGGNNVINGGAGNDSIVGGAGNSTINGGDGADIILGGDGNDVLTGDAGDDFIFGGKGNDTLLGGEGSDTLDGGAGEVVVYTGGAGRDFFVLRPGVTATITDFEDGQDKFVLTGGLKVSDLLISAPIGESPTDTTIVLAKDTSVVIALLEGIDPEFRNLIITTGDFVQG